The genomic window CGGGTCTCGACGAGGCGATCGCCCGGGGATGGGTGGTCGTCGCCTCGGACTACTCGGGTCAGGGCGCACCGGGCGTGTTCCCGTACCTCATCGGTCGAGGTGAGGCGCGATCGTCCCTCGATGCGGTGCTGGCCGCGCGCGAGATCGAGGGCCTCAACCTGTCGCGTCGCACCGCCGTGTGGGGGCACTCGCAGGGGGGCCACGCCGCCCTGTGGACGTCGCAGATCGCCGGCGACTACGCGCCGGACATCGATGTGCGCGGAACCGGGCTGCTGGCACCCGTCGCCGAGCCGATCGCGCTCGCCGAGGAGCTCACCAGTGGCGAGGCGAACGTCATGCTGTCGATCCTCATCTCCTGGGTGCTGGTGCCGTACGCGGACACCTACGCGGACATCGACCTCACGCGCTACATCGCGCCCGGCTCCGAGGCGATCGTGCGCGAGATGACGCAGCGCTGCCCCTCCGAGCCGGGCGTGATCGTGTCCGTGGCGACGGCGCTCGGCGTCTCGGAGGACCGCCCGCTGTTCGTGGGCAACCTCACCGCGGGCGCGCTCGGCCGCCGGCTGGCGGACAACACGCCGACCGGTCCGTGGGTCCAGCCGATGCTCATCGGCTGGGGCGACGAGGACGAGGTCATTCCGCCGCACCTCCAGCACGAGTTCGTCGAGCAGCTGTGCGCCGACGGCAACCAGGTGCGGTTCCTCGAGTACCGCGGCTACGACCATCTGGGCGTCCTCCTGCCCGGATCCCACTTCGTCCCCGTGCTCGTCGACTGGACCGATGCGAGGTTCCGTCACGCCGACACGCACGTCGACGACTGCCCGGCCTGACCACGATCAGCGGCGCCGACGGATGCCGGAACCGTGCGCCGCGGCATCCGGTAATGTTGGAGGGTTCCGGCGTGCGTCGACGCGCCGGTGAGAGCTGAATACGGAGGCCACTGTGGACATCGATCTCGGACTGCTGCGAACTGTCGAGCGCGAGAAGGAGATCCCCTTCGAGGAGCTCGTGCGCATCATCGAACAGGCGATCCTGACCGCCTACGCCAGGCACACCTCGCCCACCGGCGAGCTGCCCGAGGGCGCGCGCTCTGAACTGGATCGCAAGACCGGTCACGTGGCCGTGTTCATCCCGCTGCTCGACGACGAGGGCGCCGTCATCGGCGAAGAGGAATCGACCCCCGAGGACTTCGGTCGCATCGCGGCGTTCGCCGCCAAGCAGGTCATCAGCCAGCGGCTGCGCGACATCGCCGACGACGCCGTGCTGGGGGAGTTCCGCGGCAAAGAGGGAGACATCGTCGCCGGCATCGTGCAGCAGGGCCCCAACCCCCGCATGGTGCACGTGGATCTGGGCTCGGTGGAGGCGATCCTTCCCCCCGAGGAGCAGGTGCCGACCGAGGACTACGCGCACGGCGCCCGCCTGCGCGTCTACGTGACGTCGGTGGCCAAGGGCACCAAGGGGCCGCAGATCACCGTGTCGCGCACCCACCCGGGGCTCGTGCGCAAGCTGTTCGCGCTCGAGGTTCCCGAGATCCCCGCCGGACTCGTCGAGATCGTCTCGCTCGCTCGCGAGGCCGGCCACCGAACGAAGATCGCGGTGAAGGCCAACGACCCGTCGATCAACGCCAAGGGCGCGTGCATCGGCGAGCTCGGCCGCCGCGTGCGGGCCGTCACCGAGGAGCTCGGCGGCGAGAAGATCGACATCGTCGACTACGACCCCGAGCTGGCGAAGTTCGTCGCGAATGCGCTGTCGCCCGCCAAGGTGACGTCGAGCTTCGTGCTGGATGCCTCGAACAAGGCCGTCCGCGCGCTCGTGCCCGACTACCAGCTGTCGCTCGCCATCGGCAAGGAGGGCCAGAACGCCCGCCTGGCCGCCAAGCTCACCGGCGCCAAGATCGACATCCAGCCCGACAGCATCCTCGAGGAGAACTGACCCGCGGGCGCTCACCTCAGTCGCTCGCTGCCAAGAAGGGGTCCGAGGCCTATCGCCCCGGTGGTATCAGAAGGGGGTCCGGGGCATACCGCCCCGGTGATAAGATGGAACCTGTACGAACGTGCGTCGGATGCCGCACGCGTGCTCCCCGGTCCGCCCTCCTCAGGGTGGTCTCCATCGATTCCGTCCTCGTCCTCGACGAGCGCGCATCGATGCCCGGACGAGGCGCGTGGGTGCACAAGACGCCGGAGTGCATGGATGCCGCGCTTCGGCGCCGTGCCTTCGTACGAGCATTGCGTGTGTCAGGCCCGCTTGACACGCAGACCATCGACCAGTACCTACAGCGAACAAAAGGCTGAACGGCTATGGAAACAAAGTGAACGGCTCGAAATGAGACCCGTCCGCGATTAACGGTCTGCCCTGTCTGGGTGGACCCAGACAGGAGAATTTGTGGCTGCCAAACCACGCGTGCACGAGATCGCTTCCGAGCTCGGCGTCGACAGCAAGGTCGCGCTCGAGAAGCTGAAGGCGCTCGGCGAATACGTCAAGAGCCCCTCGTCCACCATCGAACCCCCCGTGGCGCGAAAGCTTCGCGCCGCTCTCGAGGCCGACGGCCAGAGCAAGTCGGCTGACGCCGCACCTGCGGCCAAGCCGGCGGCGTCGCCCGCCGCAGGCGGAGCGAAGCCCGGTGCATCCGCGGCCAAGCCCGGTCCCGCGGTGAAGCCCGGTCCGGCGCGCCCGGCCGCCGCTCCGGCGGCGCCCGCCGCACCGGCCCCCGCCGCCGCACCTGCTCCGGCTCCTGCGGCGAAGGCTCCGGCGGCTCCGGCCGCTCCGGCGGCTCCGGCCGCGGACGCTCCCGCCGCTCCGGCTGCTCCCGGCGCCCCCAAGCCGGGCCCCGGCGCACCGACGCCGGCCACGCCCGCCTCGCAGGCGCCGCGTCCGGGCGGCACGCCGCGCCCCGGCAACAACCCCTTCGCGTCGTCGCAGGGCATGGGTCAGCGTCCCGCCGGCCCCCGTCCGGGCAACAACCCCTTCGCGTCGGCGCAGGGCATGGGCCAGCGCCCGAGCCCCGGCAACATCCCGCGTCCCCAGGCTCCGCGCCCGGGTGCTCCTCGCCCCGGCGCTCCGCGTCAGGGTGGTGCGGGTCGCCCCGGTGGCGGCGGTCGTCCCGGCGCGCCGTTCCAGCAGCGTCCCGGCGGTCCCGGTCGTCCCGGCGGTGCCGGCGGCGGTGGCTTCCAGCGTCCCGGCGGCGCTCCCGGTGGAGCGCCCGCGGGCGGCTTCGCCGGTCGTCCCGGCGGTGGTGGCGGTCGTGGCCGTGGCCCCGGCGGTGGCACCGCGGGTGCCTTCGGCAAGGGCGGCGGCAAGTCGAAGCAGCGCAAGTCGCGTCGTGCGAAGCGGCAGGAATTCGAGATGCGGTCGGCGCCGGTCGTCGGCGGCGTCAACGTCTCGAAGGGCAACGGCGAGATCATCCGCTTGCGCCGCGGCGCATCCATCGCCGACTTCGCCGACAAGCTCGAGGCGCTGCGCGGCTACACCGTGCAGCCCGGCACGCTCGTCACCATCCTGTTCAACCTGGGTGAGATGGCGACCGCGACCGAGTCGCTCGACGAGGCCACCTTCGAGGTGCTCGGCGCCGAGCTGGGCTACAAGATCCAGATGGTCTCGCCCGAGGACGAGGACAAGGAGCTCCTCGAGGGCTTCGGTCTCGATCTCGAGGCCGAGCTGGAGGCGGAGAACGAGGAAGACCTCGAGATCCGGCCTCCCGTCGTGACCGTCATGGGTCACGTCGACCACGGTAAGACGCGACTGCTCGACGCCATCCGCCAGACCAACGTGGTCGCGGGCGAGGCCGGCGGCATCACGCAGCACATCGGTGCGTACCAGGTCTGGACCGAGCACGAGGGCATCGAGCGCGCGATCACCTTCATCGACACCCCGGGTCACGAGGCGTTCACCGCCATGCGTGCCCGCGGTGCGCAGGTGACCGACCTCGCGATCCTCGTGGTCGCCGCCGACGACGGCATCATGCCGCAGACGGTGGAGGCGCTCAACCACGCCCAGGCGGCGAACGTGCCGATCGTGGTCGCGGTGAACAAGGTCGACAAGCCCGACGCCAACCCGGCCAAGGTGCGCCAGCAGCTCACCGAGTACGGGCTCGTGGCCGAGGAGTACGGCGGCGACGTCATGTTCGTGGATGTCTCTGCTCGTCAGAACACCGGCATCCAGGAGCTCCTCGACGCGGTCCTGCTGACCGCGGACGCGGGTCTGGACCTCACGGCGAACCCGAACAAGGACGCGCGCGGTGTCGCGATCGAAGCGAAGCTCGACAAGGGTCGCGGTTCGGTCGCCACGGTGCTCATCCAGTCCGGAACGCTGCGGGTCGGTGACGCGATCGTCGCCGGTACGGCCTACGGTCGTGTGCGTGCGATGGCCGATGAGAACGGCGACGCCGTCGAAGAGGCCTACCCGTCGCGTCCCGTGCAGGTGCAGGGTCTGAACTCGGTGCCGCGTGCCGGCGACACGTTCATCGTGACCGAAGAGGACCGCACGGCCCGCCAGATCGCCGAGAAGCGTGAAGCGGCCGAGCGCAACGCCCAGCTGGCCAAGGCCCGCAAGCGCATCTCGCTCGAGGACTTCACCCGTGCTCTCGAAGAGGGCAAGGTCGAGTCGCTCAACCTCATCATCAAGGGCGACGTCTCGGGTGCCGTCGAGGCCCTCGAGGAGTCGCTGCTCAAGATCGAGGTCGACGACTCCGTCCAACTGCGGATCATCCACCGCGGTGTGGGTGCGGTCACCGAGTCCGACATCAACCTCGCGACGATCGACAACGCGATCGTCATCGGCTTCAACGTCCGTCCCGACACGAAGGCGCGCGAGCGCGCCGCCCGTGAAGGTGTGGATGTCCGGTTCTACTCGGTCATCTACAACGCGATCGACGATGTCGAGCAGTCGCTCAAGGGCCTGCTCAAGCCGGAGTACGAAGAGGTCCAGTCGGGTGTCGCCGAGATCCGCGAGGTGTTCCGCTCCTCGAAGTTCGGCAACATCGCCGGTGTCATCGTCCGCTCGGGCACGATCACGCGCAACGCCAAGGCGCGCGTCATCCGCGACGGCGTGGTCCTGGCCGATGGCCTGGCCATCGAGTCGCTGCGCCGGTTCAAGGACGACGTCACCGAGGTCCGCACGGACTTCGAAGCCGGTATCGGCCTCGGCAAGTTCAACGACATCCAGGTGGGCGACGAGATCGAGACCACCGAGATGATCGAGAAGCCCCGCGGCTGAGTCCGCGTGACGTGATTCCGGATGCCTCGCGCCGAGGCATCCGGAATCATCCCCTTAAGGAGCAATCATGGCCAGCGAACGTCAGGCCCGGCTGGGCGACCGTATTCGTGTGATCCTCGCCGAACGGCTCGAGAAGGGCCTGCGCGACCCGCGGCTCGGATTCGTGACCATCACCGATGTGCGCGTGACCGGTGACCTTCAGCACGCCTCCGTGTTCTACACGGTGCTGGGTTCCCCCGAGGAGCGCGAAGGATCGGCGGCGGCGCTGAAGTCGGCGACCGGGATGCTGCGCTCGGAGGTGGGCAAGCACCTCAACGTGCGTCTCACCCCGTCGCTCGAGTTCATCCCCGACGCGATCCCCGAGAACGCCGGTCACATCGCCGACCTGCTCCGCGAAGCGCAGGAGCGGGATGCCGCAGTGGCAGGTCTCGCCTCCTCGGCGACGTACGCCGGCGAAGCCGACCCGTACGTCAAGCCGCGCGAGCTCGACGGCGAGGACTGACTCCTCGCCGGATTCGACACGCCGCGACCGGTCCGCCGGTCGCGGCGTCTGTCGTCTGACGGGTTCCCCGGCCTGAGTTCGTGCTCAGTAAGAGTGCTCAGCGCGGCAGCCGCAGGAGACCCTCGGAAGCCTCGGCCAGCCCGTCGGCGATGAGCGAGTCGATGGCGCGGTCGCGCTGGAGAGGATCCGGCCAGTCGGGCACCACCTCGGCGAGCGGGACCGCGTGGGCCGCGGCATCCCGCAGGATCTTGAGCACCGCCCCGCGGGCCTGCCGGTCGCTGCCTTCGTAGCGTGCCTGCTTGCGGCGCTCGTCGCCGGTGTCGGGGAACCCCGCCGCCCGCCATGCGCAGCGGTCCCGCAGCGGGCACGCGTCGCAGCGCGGTGTCCGGGCGATGCAGACGACCGCTCCGAGCTCCATCGCGGCCGCATTCACCACGGCGGCCGTCTCGCGCTCACGGGGGAGCATCGCCGCCATCGCCTCGAGATCGCGCCGCGACGGCGGGCCCGGCTGAGACCTGCCGTCGATCGCGCGCGCCAGCACGCGCCGCGTGTTGGTGTCGACCACAGGATGCCGGTCGCCGTAGGCGAAGACGGCCACCGCGCGTGCGGTGTAGTCGCCGATGCCGGTCAGGGCGAGGAGCTCGTCGACGTCACGCGGCACGACCCCGCGGTGGCGGTCGCGGATCTCGACGGCCGCGCGATGCAGCCACAGGGCCCGCCGCGGATAGCCGAGGTTCGCCCACTGCCGCACCGCGTCGGCGGGCGCGGCGGCGGCGAGATCCGACGGCGTCGGCCACCGGGCGAGCCACGCCTCGAGATGGGGGATCACCCGGTTCACCGGCGTCTGCTGCAGCATGAACTCGCTCACCAGCACGCCCCACGCCCCGAATCCCGGCCGACGCCAGGGCAGGTCCCGGGCGTTCGCTCCGTACCACTCCACGAGCGGGGGAGCGAGATCAGGCATGCGCTCCAGCGTAGGCGCGCGGCGGAGCCGGCGGTGTCGTCGCCGTAGGCTGGATGCATGCGCCTTCCCGTCACGCCGACCACGACGCTGTGGCGGGGACTGCGCGACCGTGTGCGGCGGCAGAACGCCGGGGGCCGCGTGATCGTGGCGGTCGACGGCCTGGACGGCGCCGGCAAGACGGTGTTCGCCGACGGGCTCGCGGAGGTGTTCGCCGAGACCGGCGATGCGGTCTTCCGCGCAAGCATCGACGGCTTCCACCGTCCCCGGAGCGAGCGCTACCTCCGCGGCCGCAACAGCCCCGAGGGCTTCTACCGTGATTCGTTCGACTATGCGACCTTCCGGCGCGTGCTGATCGACCCGTTCCGCGACGGCGCGCAGACCGCCGGCACAACCGGCTTCCAGCTGGCGGCGTTCGACGTCGTCCGCGATGCTCCCGTCGAGTCGCAGTGGGTCACCGCGCCTCTGGATGCGGTGCTCGTGGTGGACGGCGTCTTCCTGCACCGGCCCGAGCTTCGAGACCTGTGGGACTGGTCGATCTGGCTCGAGGTGCCGTTCGAGGTGTCCTACGCCCGCATGGCGCTGCGCGACGGCAGCGATCCCGACCCGGACGCGCCCTCGAACTCCCGCTACCGGGAGGGACAGGAGATCTACCTGCGCGAGGCGCGACCTCGGGAGGCGGCATCCGTCATCGTCGACAACGCCGACCTCGCTCACCCACGGATCGTCGGAGGCGGCTGATGGCGGCACCCGGACTGCTGCTGGTCGACAAACCCGGCGGCATCACCTCGCACGACGTGGTCGCCCGGGCGCGGCGCGCGCGGGGCACGCGCAAGATCGGCCACGCCGGCACGCTCGACCCGATGGCGACCGGCCTGCTGGTGCTGGGCGTCGAGGGCGCGACGCGGCTGCTCACGTTCATCGTCGGTCTCGACAAGACCTATGAGGCGACCATCCGGCTGGGCGTCGCGACCGACACCGATGACGCAGAGGGGCAGATCGTGGCGGTGACGGATGCCTCGTCCCTCGAGTCCCCGGCCATCGCGCCCGGCATCGCGGCTCTCACCGGTCGCATCTCGCAGGTTCCCAGCACGTATTCGGCGATCAAGGTCGACGGGCGCCGGGCGTACGACCTCGCCCGCGCGGGCCAGGAGGTGCAGCTCAAGGCCCGCGAGGTCACGGTGTCGCGGTTCGAGGTCCTCGCCGAGCGACGCCTCTCGACGGGCTCGGAGGCCGGGCCCGCGACAGCGGGTTCGGCGATGCCGGGCGTCATCGACCTCGATGTCGTCGTGGACTGTTCGAGCGGCACGTACATCCGTTCGCTCGCCCGTGACCTGGGCGCCGCGCTCGGCGTGGGCGGGCACCTCACGGCTCTGCGGCGCACCCGCATCGGCCCGTTCGAGGTGGCGGGAGCGCCCGGCGTCGCAGACCTCGCCGACGCGACGCTGCTGAGCCCTGCGACGGCAGCGGATGCGGTGCTGGGCCGGTTCGACGTGTCCGCCGACGAGGCGCGAGACCTTCGTCACGGCAAGCGGCTGCTCGGCGCCGCCGAACGGCTGCTCGCGACGCCGGCGGCGGCGATCGATCCCGACGGCCGGCTGGTCGGCGTCGTCGAGCGCCGGGGTGACGACGTGAAGAGCGCGATGAACATGCCCGAGGAGGCCGCCCGATGATCCTGTGGTTCACGATCGCCCAGGTGATCGTCGCGGTCGCGGCGGGTCTCTTCTGCGTCATCGCCGGGCTCGCCGGCCGGCGTCCGAGCGACTGGACCGTCGGCTCGCTCGCCCTGGTCGAACTCCTGCTCCTGGCTCAGGTCGTCATCGCGATCGTCGCGCCGTTCGCGGGCAATCCGCCGTCGGGGAGCCTGCTGGAGTTCTGGGTCTACCTCGTCTCGGCTGTGCTGCTGCCCGTCG from Microbacterium sp. ProA8 includes these protein-coding regions:
- the rbfA gene encoding 30S ribosome-binding factor RbfA, whose product is MASERQARLGDRIRVILAERLEKGLRDPRLGFVTITDVRVTGDLQHASVFYTVLGSPEEREGSAAALKSATGMLRSEVGKHLNVRLTPSLEFIPDAIPENAGHIADLLREAQERDAAVAGLASSATYAGEADPYVKPRELDGED
- a CDS encoding A/G-specific adenine glycosylase, with product MPDLAPPLVEWYGANARDLPWRRPGFGAWGVLVSEFMLQQTPVNRVIPHLEAWLARWPTPSDLAAAAPADAVRQWANLGYPRRALWLHRAAVEIRDRHRGVVPRDVDELLALTGIGDYTARAVAVFAYGDRHPVVDTNTRRVLARAIDGRSQPGPPSRRDLEAMAAMLPRERETAAVVNAAAMELGAVVCIARTPRCDACPLRDRCAWRAAGFPDTGDERRKQARYEGSDRQARGAVLKILRDAAAHAVPLAEVVPDWPDPLQRDRAIDSLIADGLAEASEGLLRLPR
- a CDS encoding YlxR family protein: MEPVRTCVGCRTRAPRSALLRVVSIDSVLVLDERASMPGRGAWVHKTPECMDAALRRRAFVRALRVSGPLDTQTIDQYLQRTKG
- the truB gene encoding tRNA pseudouridine(55) synthase TruB — encoded protein: MAAPGLLLVDKPGGITSHDVVARARRARGTRKIGHAGTLDPMATGLLVLGVEGATRLLTFIVGLDKTYEATIRLGVATDTDDAEGQIVAVTDASSLESPAIAPGIAALTGRISQVPSTYSAIKVDGRRAYDLARAGQEVQLKAREVTVSRFEVLAERRLSTGSEAGPATAGSAMPGVIDLDVVVDCSSGTYIRSLARDLGAALGVGGHLTALRRTRIGPFEVAGAPGVADLADATLLSPATAADAVLGRFDVSADEARDLRHGKRLLGAAERLLATPAAAIDPDGRLVGVVERRGDDVKSAMNMPEEAAR
- the infB gene encoding translation initiation factor IF-2 encodes the protein MAAKPRVHEIASELGVDSKVALEKLKALGEYVKSPSSTIEPPVARKLRAALEADGQSKSADAAPAAKPAASPAAGGAKPGASAAKPGPAVKPGPARPAAAPAAPAAPAPAAAPAPAPAAKAPAAPAAPAAPAADAPAAPAAPGAPKPGPGAPTPATPASQAPRPGGTPRPGNNPFASSQGMGQRPAGPRPGNNPFASAQGMGQRPSPGNIPRPQAPRPGAPRPGAPRQGGAGRPGGGGRPGAPFQQRPGGPGRPGGAGGGGFQRPGGAPGGAPAGGFAGRPGGGGGRGRGPGGGTAGAFGKGGGKSKQRKSRRAKRQEFEMRSAPVVGGVNVSKGNGEIIRLRRGASIADFADKLEALRGYTVQPGTLVTILFNLGEMATATESLDEATFEVLGAELGYKIQMVSPEDEDKELLEGFGLDLEAELEAENEEDLEIRPPVVTVMGHVDHGKTRLLDAIRQTNVVAGEAGGITQHIGAYQVWTEHEGIERAITFIDTPGHEAFTAMRARGAQVTDLAILVVAADDGIMPQTVEALNHAQAANVPIVVAVNKVDKPDANPAKVRQQLTEYGLVAEEYGGDVMFVDVSARQNTGIQELLDAVLLTADAGLDLTANPNKDARGVAIEAKLDKGRGSVATVLIQSGTLRVGDAIVAGTAYGRVRAMADENGDAVEEAYPSRPVQVQGLNSVPRAGDTFIVTEEDRTARQIAEKREAAERNAQLAKARKRISLEDFTRALEEGKVESLNLIIKGDVSGAVEALEESLLKIEVDDSVQLRIIHRGVGAVTESDINLATIDNAIVIGFNVRPDTKARERAAREGVDVRFYSVIYNAIDDVEQSLKGLLKPEYEEVQSGVAEIREVFRSSKFGNIAGVIVRSGTITRNAKARVIRDGVVLADGLAIESLRRFKDDVTEVRTDFEAGIGLGKFNDIQVGDEIETTEMIEKPRG
- a CDS encoding uridine kinase, which translates into the protein MRLPVTPTTTLWRGLRDRVRRQNAGGRVIVAVDGLDGAGKTVFADGLAEVFAETGDAVFRASIDGFHRPRSERYLRGRNSPEGFYRDSFDYATFRRVLIDPFRDGAQTAGTTGFQLAAFDVVRDAPVESQWVTAPLDAVLVVDGVFLHRPELRDLWDWSIWLEVPFEVSYARMALRDGSDPDPDAPSNSRYREGQEIYLREARPREAASVIVDNADLAHPRIVGGG
- the nusA gene encoding transcription termination factor NusA, whose amino-acid sequence is MDIDLGLLRTVEREKEIPFEELVRIIEQAILTAYARHTSPTGELPEGARSELDRKTGHVAVFIPLLDDEGAVIGEEESTPEDFGRIAAFAAKQVISQRLRDIADDAVLGEFRGKEGDIVAGIVQQGPNPRMVHVDLGSVEAILPPEEQVPTEDYAHGARLRVYVTSVAKGTKGPQITVSRTHPGLVRKLFALEVPEIPAGLVEIVSLAREAGHRTKIAVKANDPSINAKGACIGELGRRVRAVTEELGGEKIDIVDYDPELAKFVANALSPAKVTSSFVLDASNKAVRALVPDYQLSLAIGKEGQNARLAAKLTGAKIDIQPDSILEEN